The Miscanthus floridulus cultivar M001 chromosome 17, ASM1932011v1, whole genome shotgun sequence genome has a window encoding:
- the LOC136519127 gene encoding isovaleryl-CoA dehydrogenase, mitochondrial isoform X2, with protein MQRWLPALLRRAAPAVSGGGGAARLFASSSLLFDDTQVQFKESVCKFAQEAIAPHAAAIDASNHFPREVDLWRLMGDFNLHGLTAPEEYGGMGLGYMYHCIAMEEITRASGAVGLSYGAHSNLCINQLVRHGNPEQKLKYLPKLISGEHIGALAMSEPNSGSDVVSMKCKAEKVDGGYVLNGNKMWCTNGPSAQTLVVYAKTDLAAGSKGITAFIIEKGMPGFSTAQKLDKLGMRGSDTCELVFENCFVPRENVLGEEGKGVYVMMSGLDLERLVLAGGPIGLMQACLDVVLPYVRQREQFGRPIGEFQFIQGKMADMYTSLQSSRSFVYSVARDCDNGKVDRKDCAGVILFAAENATQVALQAIQCLGGNGYINEYPTGRLLRDAKLFEIGAGTSEVRRMIIGRELFKED; from the exons ATGCAGCGGTGGCTCCCGGCGCTCCTCCGCCGCGCGGCGCCCGCggtctccggcggcggcggcgcggcgcggctctTCGCCTCGTCCTCCCTCCTCTTCGACGACACGCAGGTGCAG TTCAAGGAGAGCGTGTGCAAGTTCGCGCAGGAGGCCATCGCGCCGCACGCGGCGGCGATCGACGCCTCCAACCACTTCCCGCGGGAGGTGGACCTGTGGAGGCTCATGGGGGACTTCAACCTCCACGGCCTCACGGCGCCCGAGGAGTACGGCGGGATGGGGCTCGGCTACATGTACCACTGCATCGCCATGGAGGAGATCACCAGGGCCTCCGGCGCCGTCGGCCTCTCCTACGGCGCCCACTCCAACCTCTGCATCAACCAGCTC GTTCGGCACGGCAACCCGGAGCAGAAGCTCAAGTATCTGCCCAAG CTGATCAGTGGGGAGCATATCGGGGCACTGGCGATGAGTGAACCCAACT CTGGCTCTGATGTCGTCAGTATGAAGTGCAAAGCTGAGAAAGTGGACGGTGGCTATGTCCTTAATGGGAATAAGATGTGGTGCACCAATGGGCCGTCTGCTCAGACACTG GTCGTTTATGCAAAAACAGATCTAGCTGCAGGATCAAAAGGAATAACTGCATTCATAATCGAGAAAGGGATGCCCGG GTTTAGTACTGCTCAGAAGTTGGACAAACTTGGCATGAGAGGAAGCGACAC ATGTGAGCTCGTTTTTGAGAACTGCTTTGTGCCACGTGAAAATGTCCTTGGTGAAGAAGGCAAAG GTGTTTATGTCATGATGTCAGGGCTTGATCTGGAAAGGCTTGTATTAGCTGGGGGTCCTATTGGGCTTATGCAGGCATGCCTTGATGTTGTACTTCCATATGTTCGCCAGAGGGAGCAATTTGGCCGTCCAATTGGTGAATTTCAGTTCATACAG GGGAAAATGGCTGATATGTACACCTCATTGCAATCGTCAAG ATCATTTGTATACTCGGTTGCTAGGGACTGCGATAATGGCAAAGTTGACCGCAAG GATTGTGCAGGAGTAATTCTCTTTGCTGCTGAAAATGCAACCCAAGTTGCACTTCAG GCAATCCAGTGTCTTGGTGGAAATGGGTACATAAATGAGTACCCAACTGGTCGTCTCCTGAGAGATGCAAAATTGTTTGAGATTGGTGCTGGTACTAGTGAGGTAAGAAGAATGATAATTGGCCGTGAGCTCTTCAAAGAGGACtga
- the LOC136519127 gene encoding isovaleryl-CoA dehydrogenase, mitochondrial isoform X1, translated as MDNNNRSIRFDAIRQRHAVGRRSLRLRRRLLHLQLIRRRGEGRKEDESRRYSGGSRRSSAARRPRSPAAAARRGSSPRPPSSSTTRRCSSRRACASSRRRPSRRTRRRSTPPTTSRGRWTCGGSWGTSTSTASRRPRSTAGWGSATCTTASPWRRSPGPPAPSASPTAPTPTSASTSSFGTATRSRSSSICPSGEHIGALAMSEPNSGSDVVSMKCKAEKVDGGYVLNGNKMWCTNGPSAQTLVVYAKTDLAAGSKGITAFIIEKGMPGFSTAQKLDKLGMRGSDTCELVFENCFVPRENVLGEEGKGVYVMMSGLDLERLVLAGGPIGLMQACLDVVLPYVRQREQFGRPIGEFQFIQGKMADMYTSLQSSRSFVYSVARDCDNGKVDRKDCAGVILFAAENATQVALQAIQCLGGNGYINEYPTGRLLRDAKLFEIGAGTSEVRRMIIGRELFKED; from the exons ATGGATAACAACAACAGGTCCATCCGATTCGATGCGATCCGGCAGCGCCATGCAGTTGGCAGGCGATCACTGCGTCTGCGCCGCCGCCTACTACACCTCCAGCTCATCCGGAGGAGgggggaaggaaggaaggaagacgAGAGCAGACGCTACAG CGGTGGCTCCCGGCGCTCCTCCGCCGCGCGGCGCCCGCggtctccggcggcggcggcgcggcgcggctctTCGCCTCGTCCTCCCTCCTCTTCGACGACACGCAGGTGCAG TTCAAGGAGAGCGTGTGCAAGTTCGCGCAGGAGGCCATCGCGCCGCACGCGGCGGCGATCGACGCCTCCAACCACTTCCCGCGGGAGGTGGACCTGTGGAGGCTCATGGGGGACTTCAACCTCCACGGCCTCACGGCGCCCGAGGAGTACGGCGGGATGGGGCTCGGCTACATGTACCACTGCATCGCCATGGAGGAGATCACCAGGGCCTCCGGCGCCGTCGGCCTCTCCTACGGCGCCCACTCCAACCTCTGCATCAACCAGCTC GTTCGGCACGGCAACCCGGAGCAGAAGCTCAAGTATCTGCCCAAG TGGGGAGCATATCGGGGCACTGGCGATGAGTGAACCCAACT CTGGCTCTGATGTCGTCAGTATGAAGTGCAAAGCTGAGAAAGTGGACGGTGGCTATGTCCTTAATGGGAATAAGATGTGGTGCACCAATGGGCCGTCTGCTCAGACACTG GTCGTTTATGCAAAAACAGATCTAGCTGCAGGATCAAAAGGAATAACTGCATTCATAATCGAGAAAGGGATGCCCGG GTTTAGTACTGCTCAGAAGTTGGACAAACTTGGCATGAGAGGAAGCGACAC ATGTGAGCTCGTTTTTGAGAACTGCTTTGTGCCACGTGAAAATGTCCTTGGTGAAGAAGGCAAAG GTGTTTATGTCATGATGTCAGGGCTTGATCTGGAAAGGCTTGTATTAGCTGGGGGTCCTATTGGGCTTATGCAGGCATGCCTTGATGTTGTACTTCCATATGTTCGCCAGAGGGAGCAATTTGGCCGTCCAATTGGTGAATTTCAGTTCATACAG GGGAAAATGGCTGATATGTACACCTCATTGCAATCGTCAAG ATCATTTGTATACTCGGTTGCTAGGGACTGCGATAATGGCAAAGTTGACCGCAAG GATTGTGCAGGAGTAATTCTCTTTGCTGCTGAAAATGCAACCCAAGTTGCACTTCAG GCAATCCAGTGTCTTGGTGGAAATGGGTACATAAATGAGTACCCAACTGGTCGTCTCCTGAGAGATGCAAAATTGTTTGAGATTGGTGCTGGTACTAGTGAGGTAAGAAGAATGATAATTGGCCGTGAGCTCTTCAAAGAGGACtga
- the LOC136518861 gene encoding tetraspanin-6-like isoform X1: MYPYRMSNVMIGYLNLATLLASIPIIGAGLWLAKGSTTTCSSILQTPLLVIGFVVLLISLAGFVGACFHVAWALWLYLVAIILLIAFLLGLTVFGFAVTAGGGGTQVYGRPYREYHITDYSSWLQKHMQDIKYWRPALACVVGSKACPKIENWTPMDYLQHDLTPIQSGCCKPPTACQYSGGMPVGVQDEDCYRWNNAPDILCYQCNSCKAGVMEQIRQDWHKISVLNVIVLAALICICACGCCAFRNARRSLSEYPYGVNQMSKINPRWDYYWYSKQNSSVVYSLLSHLAPLSRKIDFITENVKIYRQKDKVRKLMEHKQSHDQKKTSIIMKLFIKDKRDSFLLYRYIHHNYNYSFAVYIYIYIYIYIYIYIYIYIYIYIYISQLLSLFVFYGF; encoded by the exons ATGTACCCTTACCGCATGAGCAACGTGATGATTGGCTATCTCAACCTGGCCACTCTCCTCGCCTCGATTCCGATCATCGGGGCGGGGCTCTGGCTGGCCAAGGGCTCCACGACCACGTGTTCGTCGATCCTGCAGACGCCGCTCCTCGTCATCGGCTTCGTCGTGCTCCTCATCTCTCTTGCTGGCTTTGTGGGCGCCTGCTTCCATGTCGCCTGGGCGCTGTGGCTGTACCTCGTCGCCATCATACTCCTCATCGCTTTCCTTCTTGGGCTCACCGTGTTCGGGTTCGCAGTCACGGCAGGAGGCGGAGGCACACAGGTCTATGGTAGGCCTTACAGGGAGTACCACATCACTGACTACTCCTCATGGCTCCAGAAGCACATGCAGGACATCAAGTACTGGCGCCCAGCCCTCGCCTGTGTAGTTGGGTCCAAGGCCTGTCCCAAGATTGAAAACTGGACTCCCATGGATTACCTCCAGCATGATCTCACGCCAATACAG TCTGGCTGCTGCAAGCCACCAACAGCGTGCCAATACAGTGGAGGCATGCCTGTCGGGGTGCAGGATGAGGACTGCTACCGGTGGAACAATGCCCCAGACATCCTCTGCTATCAGTGCAACTCGTGCAAGGCCGGtgtgatggagcagatccgccagGACTGGCACAAGATCTCTGTCCTCAATGTCATCGTGCTCGCCGCTCTCATCTGCATCTGCGCCTGTGGCTGCTGCGCCTTCAGAAACGCTCGCCGCTCTCTGTCCGAGTACCCATATGGGGTAAACCAAATGTCCAAGATAAACCCACGCTGGGACTACTACTGGTACTCTAAGCAAAATAGTTCAGTTGTTTACTCCCTTCTTTCCCATTTAGCACCTCTTTCTCGTAAAATTGATTTTATCACTGAAAATGTAAAAATATATAGGCAAAAGGATAAGGTAAGGAAGCTTATGGAGCATAAACAATCCCATGACCAAAAGAAAACATCAATCATTATGAAGTTATTTATCAAGGATAAAAGAGACAGTTTTCTATTGTATCGCTACATTCATCACAACTATAATTATTCTTttgcagtatatatatatatatatatatatatatatatatatatatatatatatatatatatatatatatatatatatatatcccagcTTTTATCCCTATTTGTTTTCTATGGTTTTTAA
- the LOC136518861 gene encoding tetraspanin-6-like isoform X2, with amino-acid sequence MYPYRMSNVMIGYLNLATLLASIPIIGAGLWLAKGSTTTCSSILQTPLLVIGFVVLLISLAGFVGACFHVAWALWLYLVAIILLIAFLLGLTVFGFAVTAGGGGTQVYGRPYREYHITDYSSWLQKHMQDIKYWRPALACVVGSKACPKIENWTPMDYLQHDLTPIQSGCCKPPTACQYSGGMPVGVQDEDCYRWNNAPDILCYQCNSCKAGVMEQIRQDWHKISVLNVIVLAALICICACGCCAFRNARRSLSEYPYGVNQMSKINPRWDYYCWRWFRGRREQLY; translated from the exons ATGTACCCTTACCGCATGAGCAACGTGATGATTGGCTATCTCAACCTGGCCACTCTCCTCGCCTCGATTCCGATCATCGGGGCGGGGCTCTGGCTGGCCAAGGGCTCCACGACCACGTGTTCGTCGATCCTGCAGACGCCGCTCCTCGTCATCGGCTTCGTCGTGCTCCTCATCTCTCTTGCTGGCTTTGTGGGCGCCTGCTTCCATGTCGCCTGGGCGCTGTGGCTGTACCTCGTCGCCATCATACTCCTCATCGCTTTCCTTCTTGGGCTCACCGTGTTCGGGTTCGCAGTCACGGCAGGAGGCGGAGGCACACAGGTCTATGGTAGGCCTTACAGGGAGTACCACATCACTGACTACTCCTCATGGCTCCAGAAGCACATGCAGGACATCAAGTACTGGCGCCCAGCCCTCGCCTGTGTAGTTGGGTCCAAGGCCTGTCCCAAGATTGAAAACTGGACTCCCATGGATTACCTCCAGCATGATCTCACGCCAATACAG TCTGGCTGCTGCAAGCCACCAACAGCGTGCCAATACAGTGGAGGCATGCCTGTCGGGGTGCAGGATGAGGACTGCTACCGGTGGAACAATGCCCCAGACATCCTCTGCTATCAGTGCAACTCGTGCAAGGCCGGtgtgatggagcagatccgccagGACTGGCACAAGATCTCTGTCCTCAATGTCATCGTGCTCGCCGCTCTCATCTGCATCTGCGCCTGTGGCTGCTGCGCCTTCAGAAACGCTCGCCGCTCTCTGTCCGAGTACCCATATGGGGTAAACCAAATGTCCAAGATAAACCCACGCTGGGACTACTACTG TTGGCGATGGTTCCGTGGTAGAAGAGAACAGCTCTACTAG
- the LOC136518862 gene encoding uncharacterized protein, whose amino-acid sequence MALLRALRRALPALSTPAAVLPRRAPHPLPRPPAPLRLLDPIGLRPFSAAAAVTASQAPSMGATLFGGLMDTRFPKRRPGFANRRKRASLRPKGPYYWVKCKPDEPIPASQPNQGSVRGRKEKKRIKQRKDFIMAEKKKRRAQYSAAVKRKEAERTERKMAAVARERAWAERLIELKQLEEEKKAAMA is encoded by the exons ATGGCGCTACTCCGAGCGCTCCGGCGAGCCCTTCCGGCGCTCTCCACGCCGGCGGCGGTTCTCCCCCGTCGCGCCCCGCATCCACTTCCTCGTCCCCCCGCTCCTCTTCGGCTCCTTGATCCGATCGGGCTCCGCCccttctccgccgccgccgccgtcaccgccTCGCAGGCGCCGTCCATGGGGGCCACCCTCTTCGGCGGGCTCATGGACACCCGGTTCCCGAAGCGCCGGCCGGGCTTCGCCAACCGCCGGAAGAGGGCCAGCTTGCGCCCCAAAG GTCCATACTACTGGGTGAAGTGCAAGCCTGACGAGCCCATTCCAGCTAGCCAGCCGAACCAGGGGAGCGTGCgagggaggaaggagaagaagcggATCAAGCAGCGCAAGGACTTTATCATG GCTGAGAAGAAGAAGCGCAGAGCACAGTATTCTGCTGCTGTTAAGAGAAAGGAGGCAGAACGAACAGAAAGGAAGATGGCTGCTGTGGCAAGAGAGCGGGCATGGGCAGAAAGGTTGATAGAGCTAAAACAGcttgaggaagaaaagaaagctgCAATGGCATAA
- the LOC136518860 gene encoding uncharacterized protein, with protein MPPPPPDRRDYLYREGRRHDGGGGGGDPLLPPDPTPPRWRDSPYHPPPPPPLRDHSRPSPRRAPPSASSEGYYRQGGGAYDHSYPDDPPPVYTPSRSDRYWPEDDGGGYKGFGRYGGGGRRDGRDMRGSYRRSPYRGGYGSDFSRNHPEQPPPPPPRRSPLRSVAVPICYDPPGNRVDRGDRDNLPRVTPWRRRESRSEAADAVGQTTRLSASGKEASAQPLAVAGPHGTEDEAPRKKARLGWGQGLAKYEKQKVQGPADPAEAVADGSPADGEQKTASLVPLPAPSVAPVPPAAPAPEPAAAPPAPPAAPVLLSAPVRCSSPVTAPPYCSPAPEDKSCEMTPNTVTNSTKDVLEADDKTFNNEFSIKLDELGDDPVNSLANMLVELIQHDDSCSGDSNGPTSTRKLLLLKESISKEIEKTELEIDSLEGELKSMNTEAVTALEGSPTGVTHTENLSPSSGTSKVPGSVEICDATDMIKEPGELIGSPKVPVVQDADVKGADMMEIEAAPVRNAKTVPSEESAVSPGVAEGKACAAADLSSLKASEEAGSQNDIDSDRLETSSCHANADSMKIEVSDDLPVMQWTYHDHKSDLLGSVTSANNDIAKEMNEVLFKSLPADTPGLEMLASSHLLSQRKSDLIVKERLGVCKTSLRLKEQILTMKFKAYRHLWKEDVRLLSAKKQRSKSNKRIDQSTRTLQIGSQRQRSSNRSRLTMPAGNLSTFSTPEMSDVARKLFTEFQIKRCRNYLKMPALIIDEKEKECLRFLSKNGLVEDPVLVEKERVMINPWTQEEKEIFMEMLAKFGKDFSKISSFITHKTTADCVEFYYKHHKSDSFREVKKLLDLRQQQPISNYLGAKSGQKWNPESNAASLDMLGAASVVAAHGLEYANRVEKISAKSLIRTSYGPNVPFVAKRSSDKECIDNVPLHERESVAADVLAGICGTLSPDGMGSCITSSADPGQKISMKRVEHVLSQENDKIVDEEDTLSDQECEVDQLDWNDDEKSIFIEAMNNYGKDFARISSCVKSKSYEQCKVFFSKARKSLGLDLIHQGAADVSMPASDTNGGRSDTDEACAVEMDSAICSTQSCSKIVIDVCPTEGAIGGPNSVIKISKQAEGDISNGCDVDVKIEEDEKEADKNCSIVDDKRSSDGTHQAGPIDINCPESTDKLQGTDDVDDQVNMHSSRAISSSTKHAMATHSEVRSSLHSIEVLQTDKAEGTGTDPSRVEECSHHALDNTPMKIGNSGASAFLASGNGIKDSVRISNMTGASTISPAFTSSYQHSVPGDMPLLKPKPLVTPLTPKDLMPVQFSSVLSDPTAFRFEGIASITTSNFEDSGNRVSSAIGAKDMSKYPAFKDPSGNQHTLFRNIDGYMNHHLTTELSILSERTASGTVSASQTDRFTQTKFQNGRSSSLCLPNSSDGIQWPRKHEEVLEGSLRPCSHNTSSEGDEQQKRPGDVKLFGQILSQQSTLQSSVSSCNGSKSKPPSPKIDTSSVRLMNNPKDRVVCSSRPGITPHLGLEERSARSYGHLDGSMPQPEPLLVMAKCQRSLAGVPFYSAKNGTLGVFPDYQQPLVPPHQSDPKRLERFSDPQKRNGLELISGFQQPGRVAHFGGAGILVSNVSDPVAAALKAQYGPGSKIMGSDADPWKDIGSR; from the exons atgcctccgccgccgccggatcGAAGGGACTATCTGTACCGGGAGGGCCGCaggcacgacggcggcggcggcgggggcgacccGCTCCTGCCGCCCGACCCCACGCCGCCGCGCTGGCGGGACTCGCCGTACcacccgccaccgccaccgcccctGCGGGACCACTCGCGGCCCTCGCCGCGCCGGGCGCCGCCGTCGGCCTCCTCAG AAGGTTACTACCGACAGGGCGGCGGCGCGTACGACCACTCCTACCCTGATGACCCGCCGCCTGTCTACACGCCGTCTCGCTCGGACCGGTACTGGCCGGAGGACGACGGCGGGGGATACAAGGGTTTCGGTCGGTATGGCGGCGGTGGCCGCAGGGACGGCCGTGACATGAGGGGTTCATACCGGAGGTCCCCTTACAGGGGCGGCTACGGAAGCGACTTCTCCAGAAACCATCCAGAGCAGCCCCCTCCGCCACCCCCCAGAAGGTCTCCGTTGAGGTCAGTCGCTGTTCCGATCTGCTATGACCCTCCGGGCAATAGAGTTGACAGGGGGGATAGGGACAACCTCCCACGGGTGACACCATGGCGGAGAAGGGAGAGCAGATCTGAAGCAGCAGATGCTGTTGGCCAAACCACTCGGCTCTCTGCCTCAGGGAAGGAGGCTTCAGCTCAGCCTCTGGCCGTGGCAGGTCCTCACGGGACGGAGGATGAGGCACCAAGGAAGAAGGCTCGCCTCGGATGGGGGCAAGGTTTGGCCAAGTATGAGAAGCAGAAGGTGCAAGGCCCTGCGGATCCTGCTGAAGCTGTTGCTGATGGAAGTCCAGCTGATGGCGAACAGAAGACCGCTTCCCTTGTGCCTCTGCCTGCACCTTCTGTTGCACCTGTACCTCCTGCTGCACCAGCGCCTGAGCCTGCGGCAGCACCACCGGCACCGCCTGCTGCGCCTGTGCTTTTGTCTGCCCCTGTGCGATGCTCATCTCCAGTTACTGCACCACCATATTGTTCCCCAG CACCTGAAGATAAATCATGTGAAATGACGCCAAATACAGTTACTAACTCTACTAAAGATGTCTTGGAAGCTGATGATAAAACTTTCAATAATGAATTTTCCATCAAGTTAGATGAGCTCGGTGATGATCCTGTTAATTCCCTTGCAAACATGCTTGTTGAACTTATCCAACATGATGATTCTTGTTCTGGGGATTCAAATGGCCCAACCAGTACACGTAAACTGCTTCTACTGAAGGAAAGCATTTCCAAGGAGATTGAAAAGACTGAACTCGAGATTGATTCATTGGAAGGCGAACTTAAATCTATGAATACTGAGGCTGTAACTGCTCTTGAGGGTTCTCCCACAGGGGTGACACATACAGAAAATCTTTCACCTTCCAGTGGGACATCAAAGGTCCCTGGAAGTGTGGAGATCTGTGATGCTACTGATATGATAAAAGAACCGGGGGAGCTCATTGGTTCTCCAAAGGTACCTGTGGTGCAGGATGCTGATGTCAAAGGTGCTGATATGATGGAAATTGAAGCAGCTCCAGTTCGCAATGCAAAAACAGTTCCTTCAGAAGAGAGTGCTGTATCTCCTGGAGTCGCTGAGGGTAAGGCCTGTGCAGCTGCTGATCTTAGCTCATTGAAAGCTTCTGAAGAAGCTGGGTCTCAAAATGATATTGACAGTGACAGGCTGGAAACTTCTTCGTGCCATGCTAATGCTGATTCCATGAAAATAGAAGTTAGTGATGACCTACCAGTGATGCAATGGACATACCATGATCATAAGTCTGATTTACTCGGTTCTGTCACATCTGCAAATAATGATATAGCCAAAGAAATGAATGAAGTGCTATTTAAATCATTGCCTGCTGATACACCTGGCCTTGAGATGTTGGCATCAAGTCATCTTCTGAGCCAAAGGAAGAGTGATTTGATTGTCAAAGAAAGGCTTGGAGTATGTAAAACAAGTCTGAGGTTGAAAGAGCAGATTCTTACAATGAAATTCAAGGCATATCGTCACTTGTGGAAAGAGGATGTGCGACTACTTTCTGCAAAGAAACAGCGTTCAAAGTCTAATAAGCGCATTGATCAGAGCACCCGAACATTGCAAATTGGATCTCAGAGGCAACGCTCCTCTAACCGCTCGCGATTAACCATGCCTG CTGGTAATTTAAGTACATTTTCAACTCCAGAAATGTCAGATGTTGCAAGGAAGTTGTTTACAGAATTCCAAATTAAGCGCTGCAGAAATTACTTGAAAATGCCTGCACTGATTATTGATGAGAAAGAGAAGGAATGTTTGAGGTTTCTGAGCAAGAATGGGCTGGTTGAGGATCCTGTTTTAGTTGAGAAGGAACGGGTGATGATAAATCCGTGGACTcaagaagaaaaggaaatttttatggagatgcttgctaaatttggcaaggatttctccaaaatctccagtttcattacacataaaactACTGCAGACTGTGTGGAGTTCTACTACAAGCATCATAAATCAGACAGCTTCCGAGAAGTGAAGAAACTGTTGGACCTTCGTCAACAGCAACCCATCAGCAATTATCTTGGAGCGAAATCTGGACAGAAATGGAATCCTGAGTCAAATGCTGCTTCTCTTGATATGCTTGGGGCAGCATCAGTAGTAGCAGCCCATGGCCTTGAATATGCAAACCGGGTGGAGAAAATTTCTGCGAAATCCCTCATCCGGACTTCATATGGGCCCAATGTTCCTTTTGTGGCTAAAAGATCTTCTGATAAGGAGTGCATTGACAATGTGCCTTTGCATGAGAGAGAATCAGTAGCAGCTGATGTACTAGCTGGCATATGTGGCACTCTCTCTCCTGATGGAATGGGCTCATGCATTACTAGTTCTGCTGATCCTGGCCAGAAGATTAGCATGAAAAGAGTGGAGCATGTCTTATCCCAAGAAAATGACAAAATCGTTGATGAGGAAGACACTCTCTCTGATCAAGAGTGTGAAGTTGATCAACTTGATTGGAATGATGATGAGAAGTCAATTTTCATTGAGGCTATGAATAACTACGGAAAGGATTTTGCTCGGATCTCGTCATGTGTGAAGAGCAAGTCATATGAACAGTGCAAAGTGTTCTTTAGTAAGGCTCGTAAATCACTCGGTTTGGATTTGATCCATCAAGGGGCAGCCGATGTTAGTATGCCAGCTAGTGACACCAATGGAGGGAGGAGCGATACTGATGAGGCCTGCGCTGTGGAAATGGATTCAGCTATCTGTAGCACACAGTCTTGTTCAAAGATTGTGATAGATGTTTGTCCTACTGAAGGAGCCATTGGAGGGCCTAACTCTGTTATAAAAATCTCTAAGCAGGCAGAAGGAGATATATCAAATGGGTGCGATGTTGATGTTAAAATCGAGGAAGACGAGAAGGAAGCTGATAAAAATTGCAGCATTGTTGATGATAAGAGGTCCAGTGATGGTACTCACCAAGCTGGTCCTATTGACATCAATTGCCCAGAAAGCACAGATAAGCTGCAAGGAACTGATGACGTCGATGACCAAGTAAACATGCATAGTAGTAGGGCCATCAGCTCTTCAACTAAGCATGCAATGGCCACGCACTCGGAAGTGAGATCCAGTTTACATTCTATAGAGGTACTTCAAACAGACAAAGCTGAAGGTACTGGTACTGATCCTTCCCGGGTGGAAGAATGTTCACACCATGCTCTTGATAACACACCAATGAAAATTGGAAATTCTGGTGCCTCAGCTTTCTTAGCTTCAGGTAATGGTATCAAGGACAGTGTTCGCATCTCAAACATGACTGGTGCTTCCACCATTAGTCCTGCATTCACTTCAAGTTATCAGCATTCTGTACCAGGAGATATGCCCCTGCTGAAACCAAAGCCACTGGTTACCCCCCTTACCCCGAAGGATTTAATGCCTGTGCAGTTCAGTTCAGTGCTTTCTGATCCCACTGCATTTCGTTTTGAGGGCATAGCCTCAATAACTACGTCCAACTTTGAGGACAGTGGCAACAGAGTCAGCAGTGCTATAGGGGCTAAAGACATGAGCAAGTACCCAGCTTTTAAAGACCCATCTGGTAATCAGCACACATTGTTTCGTAATATTGATGGTTATATGAATCATCATCTGACAACTGAATTATCAATTTTATCTGAAAGAACTGCAAGTGGCACTGTGAGTGCTTCACAAACCGATCGGTTCACCCAAACAAAATTCCAGAATGGCAGGTCCAGCAGCTTGTGTCTTCCAAACAGTTCTGATGGGATTCAATGGCCTAGAAAACACGAAGAAGTACTGGAAGGCTCTTTGAGGCCTTGCTCTCACAATACAAGCTCTGAGGGTGATGAGCAACAAAAGCGGCCTGGTGATGTCAAGTTGTTTGGGCAGATTCTTAGCCAGCAGTCAACCTTGCAAAGTTCTGTCTCGTCGTGTAATGGTAGCAAGAGCAAGCCTCCCTCACCAAAGATTGACACATCATCTGTGAGATTGATGAACAATCCAAAGGATCGTGTGGTTTGTTCTTCCAGGCCTGGCATCACTCCACATCTGGGTCTGGAGGAAAGATCAGCGAGGAGCTATGGCCATCTGGATGGAAGCATGCCACAGCCTGAGCCTCTGCTCGTGATGGCAAAGTGCCAGAGATCCTTGGCCGGTGTACCATTTTACTCGGCTAAGAATGGCACGCTTGGTGTGTTCCCAGATTATCAACAACCTTTAGTGCCGCCACATCAATCAGATCCCAAGCGGCTGGAAAGGTTTTCTGATCCGCAGAAGAGGAATGGTCTGGAACTCATCTCGGGTTTCCAGCAGCCTGGTAGAGTCGCCCATTTTGGGGGTGCTGGTATCCTCGTTAGCAACGTCTCAGACCCTGTGGCTGCTGCTCTCAAGGCTCAGTATGGTCCCGGTTCTAAGATTATGGGCAGTGACGCTGATCCTTGGAAGGACATAGGAAGCAGGTAG